The Clostridia bacterium region TCTATCATTTCTTAATCTATTCTTCTAAGCCTATATATTAATTTTTGCTATGGCTTTTATAAATCTATCCTTAGAATATAAACCAATTTCGCTTACCTTCCTGACTGTGCTGACCTCTGAATATGCCCTTTCTCTGCTTTTTTAATATTACAGCATAGAGCTAGAACAATACCATATTTTAGTATAAAAAAGGCACCGTCCCTCTCGCCCTATTTGCATTCTAAATCTCTCTTCTTCCTTCCAATGCCCTGGACAACGTGACTTCATCAGCATATTCCAAGTCTCCGCCTACCGGAAGGCCGTGGGCGATTCTGGTGGTCTTTATCCCCATAGGCTTTATCAGTCTGGCCAAATATACTGCCGTAGCTTCTCCTTCTATGTTTGGATTGGTAGCAATTATTATTTCTTTTATTTGTTCATCCTTCAGCCTGGATATCAGCTCTTTTATTTTTATCTCATCCGGTCCGATTCCATCCATAGGAGATATTGCGCCGTGCAGCACATGATAGAGCCCTTTGTAATCTCTGGTCTTTTCCATAGCCACCACATCTCTCGGTTGTTCCACTACACATATGGTGGATTTATCCCTATTATTAGAACTGCATATATTACAAGGGTTATTATCAGTTAGATTACAGCAAATTGAACAATTCTTTATATTTTTTTTGGCC contains the following coding sequences:
- the recR gene encoding recombination mediator RecR, giving the protein MNYYSESIAKLINELMRLPGIGQKTAQRLAFHIINMRPERAESLSRAIIEAKKNIKNCSICCNLTDNNPCNICSSNNRDKSTICVVEQPRDVVAMEKTRDYKGLYHVLHGAISPMDGIGPDEIKIKELISRLKDEQIKEIIIATNPNIEGEATAVYLARLIKPMGIKTTRIAHGLPVGGDLEYADEVTLSRALEGRREI